The genomic region CGAATGCACTTACCAGTCCGGGAAAAACCAATGCAAAAATCGTATTCCTTGCCCCAAGTTTATCTACCATAAGGTACTGGGGGATAATGAAAACCTGTGTAGGGATCATCATCTGAAACAGTACAATTCCAAAACAGAAATCCCTCCCGGGAAAATTAAGCCTTGCAAATGCATATCCGGCCATCGAACTGAAAGCGACGGCACAGACCACACGCCAGAAGATCATTGAAAAAGTATTATAATACAGTCTTAAGAAATTATTCTGCTTAATCACATCAAGATAGTTTTCGATTCTCCATTTAGTAGGGAAAAATACAAAAGGATTCATTTGAGTGGCCTCAGTAACGGATTTAAACGATGTCAAGACCATCCAGACAAATGGCATAATCATAATAAATGATCCTATTATAAGAAATATATGTATGATAACCCTGTAAACTTTGTTTCTGACTGTCATTAAAATCCCCCTAGCCCATATAATTAACCCATCTTTTCTGCAGCTTAACTTGTATTACCGTAATAACTGAAATTATCAGAAGCAACACCATCACAATGGCTGAACCATAACCCTTGTTCAAATACTTGAATGAATTATTGTAAAAGAGGTAAACCAAAGATACGGTACTGTCATATGACGGTCTTGTCACATCAATCATCATGTAAACCACATCAAATACCTGCATGCATTGTATTACCGAAGTGGTAATAACAAAGAACAATGTCGGCGAAACCAGAGGTATTGTGATTTTAAAAAACTGAGTTATTGCGTTTGCACCATCTATGTTTGAAGCTTCATAATAAACTGTAGGAATATCCTGAAGTCCGGCAAGAATAAGTACCATATTATAACCCGTTGTACTCCATATACTGATAATTGCTATTGATATCAGGGCTACCTTGGGATCGTCTATCCAATTAACAGGGTTTAATCCTAATTGTTTCAAAACATAGTTAATAAGCCCGTAATGGTAATTATAAAGCCATCTCCAAACCATTGTAACTGCCGCAGGAGTTGCAATGACAGGCATGTAATAAATACTGCGGTATATGCCTCTTCCTTTTATATTTTTATTGAGCAACACCGCTATAACAGCAGCTAAAAAAACACTTACCGGAACAACAAATAAAGTATACAGCAGAGTATTTCTCACTGCATACCATACCTGTGAGTCATTTATCAGTTTCTTGTAATTTTCTAATCCTATAAATATATTACCCCGACCGAAATCGCCGCTTTTAAAAAAACTTAAATAAAATGTCTGTATTGCCGGTATAATGTTAAGAATTATAAGTCCAATTACAGCCGGAGCTACCAGGAACCAACCCCATAACCATTCATTTATCTTTGATTTGCTCTTTCCATCAATCATTTTTTCAGCCCTTCCCGAAGCCATTTTGAATAACTGGTACGGCAACTTTGTTCAAGTTGCCGCACCAATGATATATAACTCCGTTTATTCAAAACTTATCTTTCTTGCGCAAGGCTTTCGTTCATAACTGCTGCGGCATCCCTGCAGGCTTGTTCGACAGTTTTTTCGCCAGTGAAAGCACCTCTTAATTCTTCATAAACTTTATCTTCCCAAACAGCCGTTGTATTGGAGTACGGTCTTATTACCGCATAATCCAGCATATCAATAAAGCATTTGATATTGAAGGTTTTGTTGGATTCAACCCAAGCGTCTGCTGTTCCCTTATAAGCTGAAATTGCGATTCCAAGTTCCGCCTGTCTGAGCTGGCCTTCTTCAGAAGCAAGATATTCTACCCATTTCCATGCTGCGTCCAATTTCTTGGTATTCGGTGCTATGGCATATCCGAGACCGTTATAGATAGAGGCTCTTCCTCCATTTGGTGCTGCGGGGAGCACTGTTACATCAAAGTTTTTAGCCATATACTCGTTAGCGGCAAAACCTGAAAGATTCCATGAACCGAAGAAACCCATTGCGCAAAGTCCGTTCTGCATTGCCTCCGCCCGTTCTGCGTCACCGAATATTAGAGGGGATAATCCTTCTTTCACAAACCTTATATAAAATTCCATCGCTTCAATGGTCTTGGGGTCATCATATCCGGATTTTTTATCAGGAGTGATCACTGTTCCACCGTTCTGATAAATAAAGTTGTAGAAACCTTCCTGGTTATGCAGCGGAGCAAGAAAACCATACTGGGATTTATCGGGTTTCGTCAGTTTCTTGGCTGCTTCATAAAGATCATCCCATGTCCAGTTCTCATCAGGATATTCCAGACCTGCTTCGTCAAACATTGTTTTGTTGTACCATAATCCAATGGTATCAAAATCCTTTGGTATACAATATTGCTTACCGTTATAATTATAGAGGGAAACCAAGCCTTCAGGATAATTCTTCAGGTCTATCTTGTCACTGGAAGCAATCAAATCGTCCAGACTCTTTAACATTTCATTTGAAGCATACCGGTAAAAATTGTTGGAATGCATCCAGAAGGTATCAGGCAGGGTACCTGCTGAAGCTGCCGCATCCAATGCTGTCCAGTAATCTGACCATCCGTTCAGCTGGATTTCAATCTTGATATTGGGATTTTTCTCGGTAAACTCATCTGCCATTTTCTCAAAACCTAATGCCTGGTTGCTGTCCCATAATGCATATGTAACAGTAACAGGTTCAGCAGTCGATGTTGTCTTTTCACCTGAAATATTTTTCTGTGTTTTTGCAGGCTCTGTTGACTGCGACTTATCCACCGAAGTATTTCCGCAGCCTGCCAACATAGTCAATACAAAAATTAGTGACAGCATGGCAGAAAAAACCCTTCTTTTCATAACCCTCAAATCCTCCTTATTACGGTTTTTAAACCATTCTCAGTCGTATGTTATAATAAATTTTTTACATGTAGAATGGAATTGTGTGTTTCCTGTATGGAAATATGTGATTTTACAATATTGGCATAAACAGTTCCATTATGGTTAAATTCAAAGTATGTACGTTCAGTAATTTACCCTACCCTGCAGAGAATTTACGTTATAGTCTTAAATACGTAGAAAAATGTGTAACAAATGTCAACGCTGGAATATTTTTACCCAAAGGGGGTGCGGACAAAAACCTGGACTTAAAATAGAGCAGGAGCCCCCATGTGTATTCATATGAGGACAGAATGAAAGCAGTAGAGTTGTACAAACGAGACTGCAGCTGCCGTTGCTGGGCAATAGGAACCAGCCCGGATGCAGAGATAGTCAATACGATGTTGGATGGAGCCATAAGCAGTCTTTCAGATACAGAGCATCCAATCGTACACTCTGAGGGTAGCCACTACAGATGGCCTGGTTGGATTTCCAGGATGGAAGATGCAGGATTTATCAGGTCAATGTCCAAAAAAGGGTGTACTGCAGATAATTCCGCTTGTGAAGGGTTCTTTGGGAGGCTTAAAAACGAAATGTTTTACTACCACTCATGGGAAGATTCAAAGTTAATTAGAATTTTTAAGCTTAATCCCACCAAAGAATTTACACTCCAATATGGTTAGATTCAAAGATGTAACCCGGCTGCCTTAATAGCTTCTTCAGCTTATTTACATTCCAATATGGTTAGATTCAAAGTAAGGCCCGAGACCCACTCCCAAGGCCCATTAAGATTTACATTCCAATATGGTTAGATTCAAAGCCGGCGATGAAGAGGAAAAAATAAAGAATGATAATATTTACATTCCAATATGGTTAGATTCAAAGCTCGTAGGGAGCTTTTCAGATAAAGGCGGTACAGGATTTACATTCCAATATGGTTAGATTCAAAGGAAATACCGCGCGATACTCTTCCCTAAAATGCAATTATTTACATTCCAATATGGTTAGATTCAAAGCCTATTCCCATGAAGCTGTTTTTTCACTTCTTCCGATTTACATTCCAATATGGTTAGATTCAAAGAGTTTCCCCCCCCTACCCCTTTCAAAATACTAAAAAATTTACATTCCAATATGGTTAGATTCAAAGTTACTCTATTATTCCTTACATAATTAATATTATGTAGTGAATGTATGCTATACCATTTACATTCCAATATGGTTAGATTCAAAGCTGAATTGCCGCATCTGCAATATGAGCTGACTTAAATTTACATTCCAATATGGTTAGATTCAAAGTTTTTTAAGTCTGAAATTAAACTCCTGGGAGATGTAATTTACATTCCAATATGGTTAGATTCAAAGGTGGAACGGTTCTGGCCGATTTTTACAAAGATACTAAATTTACATTCCAATATGGTTAGATTCAAAGTATAGTATTCATCTCCATGCTCATACTTTAAATCAATTTACATTCCAATATGGTTAGATTCAAAGCCAACCTGTTTGGATGTTATAAAATCTATCACCTACATTTACATTCCAATATGGTTAGATTCAAAGTCGTCAACCCATATCTCCATCCTCGTGCTGTCCAGATTTACATTCCAATATGGTTAGATTCAAAGAGGAATTGAGGTTGAAGAAAAGAAAAAAAGAAGGAATTTACATTCCAATATGGTTAGATTCAAAGTATGCCTTTATACCGTGATCCGGGAAGACAATGAGTATTTACATTCCAATATGGTTAGATTCAAAGAACGCAGGCCCCTTTGATTCATTCTGACCAGTTGAGCTCATTTACATTCCAATATGGTTAGATTCAAAGGCTTTTCCAGCCTTGCTGACACCCTCTATTATATATTTACATTCCAATATGGTTAGATTCAAAGTTGTAGGGTGCATCTCAGATAAAGGCGGTACAGGATTTACATTCCAATATGGTTAGATTCAAAGGAAGAACGCAAAATGGTGTTTCGTTACGTACCCTAAATTTACATTCCAATATGGTTAGATTCAAAGTATTGCTATTCTATCCCCTAAATTAGCCACAAGAATATTTACATTCCAATATGGTTAGATTCAAAGGGTATCTTCCCAAACACAGCGTCAATTACCTCGGTAATTTACATTCCAATATGGTTAGATTCAAAGGACTGATGCAGGTAATATCCCTATGGATTTACCATATTTACATTCCAATATGGTTAGATTCAAAGATTATAAGGGTATATGGGAAAGATGGGTCAAAGATAATTTACATTCCAATATGGTTAGATTCAAAGTGATCAGGTCTTTTTCTACCCTGAACAAAAATCTTGATTTACATTCCAATATGGTTAGATTCAAAGTATAAGTAAAGAAAACACATAATCATAATTAAAACATTTACATTCCAATATGGTTAGATTCAAAGGTTCCAGCCGAAATGGGCCTTAACATAGACGGTTAATTTACATTCCAATATGGTTAGATTCAAAGTCTTTTATGCCCTGCTTTTTATTTTTGCTGGAGTACAATTTACATTCCAATATGGTTAGATTCAAAGGGTAAGAACCTACAATGAATACGACGAGGCCAGCGAAATTTACATTCCAATATGGTTAGATTCAAAGGCTGTTTTTGAGGAACGGGTTCTGAATCCTATTCCTGAATTTACATTCCAATATGGTTAGATTCAAAGTGAATCAAACGCCTTTGCATGGGGCGTTGCAGCTGTATTTACATTCCAATATGGTTAGATTCAAAGGACTGGTGCTTTGTTACGTACCCTACACCCCTTCAATTTACATTCCAATATGGTTAGATTCAAAGGCTACTTCGAGGCGCAGGCGGAGGCCGAGCGCCAGGATTTACATTCCAATATGGTTAGATTCAAAGGTAGAAGGTGGCTTTGTTCATCAGCCATTTGGCGATTTACATTCCAATATGGTTAGATTCAAAGTGTGCTTGAGGCTTGCATCGAAAAGTACCAAAACAATTTACATTCCAATATGGTTAGATTCAAAGCTTGTCGGGTTCATATCGGCGTCAGCACTTTATATCATTTACATTCCAATATGGTTAGATTCAAAGGGATGACAGCGGTTTTCAATTTACCCGCATAAAAACAAGATTTACATTCCAATATGGTTAGATTCAAAGCCACTTGCCGTTTCCTCGCCATCGAAAAGAATCGAATTTACATTCCAATATGGTTAGATTCAAAGGCAGCTCTTTCTAACATAAAATGAGTTGCATTGTAATTTACATTCCAATATGGTTAGATTCAAAGGATTTGGTTGCATTCGTAACCATTTCATCAAAAAAAATTTACATTCCAATATGGTTAGATTCAAAGCAAGCGTTCGTATCATGACGAAATATGTTTCTATCATATTTACATTCCAATATGGT from Thermoclostridium stercorarium subsp. stercorarium DSM 8532 harbors:
- a CDS encoding carbohydrate ABC transporter permease, with translation MTVRNKVYRVIIHIFLIIGSFIMIMPFVWMVLTSFKSVTEATQMNPFVFFPTKWRIENYLDVIKQNNFLRLYYNTFSMIFWRVVCAVAFSSMAGYAFARLNFPGRDFCFGIVLFQMMIPTQVFIIPQYLMVDKLGARNTIFALVFPGLVSAFGTFLLRQFFKSIPVELEQAARIDGCNIGQTFVLIMLPLVRSGMVALSIFTALFAFKDLMWPLIVNSSPDYATLASALAKIQSAYSVKYNILMAASVLAIWPMILIYFIFQRQFMQSVTTSGLTM
- a CDS encoding carbohydrate ABC transporter permease; the encoded protein is MIDGKSKSKINEWLWGWFLVAPAVIGLIILNIIPAIQTFYLSFFKSGDFGRGNIFIGLENYKKLINDSQVWYAVRNTLLYTLFVVPVSVFLAAVIAVLLNKNIKGRGIYRSIYYMPVIATPAAVTMVWRWLYNYHYGLINYVLKQLGLNPVNWIDDPKVALISIAIISIWSTTGYNMVLILAGLQDIPTVYYEASNIDGANAITQFFKITIPLVSPTLFFVITTSVIQCMQVFDVVYMMIDVTRPSYDSTVSLVYLFYNNSFKYLNKGYGSAIVMVLLLIISVITVIQVKLQKRWVNYMG
- a CDS encoding ABC transporter substrate-binding protein; translated protein: MKRRVFSAMLSLIFVLTMLAGCGNTSVDKSQSTEPAKTQKNISGEKTTSTAEPVTVTYALWDSNQALGFEKMADEFTEKNPNIKIEIQLNGWSDYWTALDAAASAGTLPDTFWMHSNNFYRYASNEMLKSLDDLIASSDKIDLKNYPEGLVSLYNYNGKQYCIPKDFDTIGLWYNKTMFDEAGLEYPDENWTWDDLYEAAKKLTKPDKSQYGFLAPLHNQEGFYNFIYQNGGTVITPDKKSGYDDPKTIEAMEFYIRFVKEGLSPLIFGDAERAEAMQNGLCAMGFFGSWNLSGFAANEYMAKNFDVTVLPAAPNGGRASIYNGLGYAIAPNTKKLDAAWKWVEYLASEEGQLRQAELGIAISAYKGTADAWVESNKTFNIKCFIDMLDYAVIRPYSNTTAVWEDKVYEELRGAFTGEKTVEQACRDAAAVMNESLAQER